The Kitasatospora sp. NBC_00374 genome has a segment encoding these proteins:
- a CDS encoding LapA family protein, producing MAQNTTPPHGPSTLTVKGRNVRLRTIGVSVLAVLAIWFIAANTGSVSVKLWIPTVTLPLWVVLTVTLLVGVVIGWLLARRRARPPVAR from the coding sequence ATGGCGCAGAACACCACTCCGCCGCACGGCCCGTCGACCCTCACGGTCAAGGGCCGGAACGTGCGGCTTCGCACGATCGGGGTATCCGTCCTCGCGGTGCTCGCGATCTGGTTCATCGCGGCCAACACCGGGTCGGTGTCGGTCAAGCTGTGGATCCCCACCGTCACTCTGCCCCTGTGGGTGGTCCTGACCGTGACTCTGCTGGTCGGCGTGGTGATCGGGTGGCTCCTCGCCCGCCGCCGCGCGCGACCACCGGTCGCCCGCTGA
- a CDS encoding MBL fold metallo-hydrolase yields MTIHHLDCAGMCPAGGRLLLGSGGLLTGRIVGHCLLIETAGGLVLVDTGLGTGDVADPRRLGRAFRLTMRPQLSLARTALHQVRALGYSPLDVRHIVLSHLDLDHAGGLGDFPHARVHVLADELRAARARATRNEQDRYRPAQWAHNPLWVEHEATGDPWFGFEAARPVADDVPEVLLVPLRGHTRGHSGIAVRDGDGWLLHCGDAYFSHTEVDLATPRCPPGLAAFQRLVSRDDRARLHNQERLRELRREQGSAVRLFSAHDPFEFDRLRALVPSAG; encoded by the coding sequence ATGACCATCCATCACCTCGACTGCGCCGGCATGTGCCCGGCCGGCGGCCGTCTGCTGCTGGGCAGCGGCGGGCTGCTGACCGGACGGATCGTGGGCCACTGCCTGCTGATCGAGACCGCCGGCGGCCTGGTCCTGGTCGACACCGGGCTCGGCACCGGAGACGTGGCGGACCCGCGCCGCCTCGGGCGGGCCTTCCGGCTCACCATGCGGCCGCAGCTCTCGCTCGCCCGGACTGCCCTGCACCAGGTGCGGGCGCTCGGGTACAGCCCGCTGGACGTCCGGCACATCGTGCTCAGCCATCTGGACCTCGACCACGCCGGCGGGCTCGGCGACTTCCCGCACGCCCGGGTGCACGTGCTGGCCGACGAGCTGCGGGCCGCCCGGGCCCGGGCCACCCGCAACGAGCAGGACCGCTACCGTCCCGCGCAGTGGGCGCACAACCCGCTCTGGGTCGAGCACGAGGCCACCGGGGACCCCTGGTTCGGCTTCGAGGCGGCCCGCCCGGTGGCGGACGACGTCCCGGAGGTGCTGCTCGTCCCGCTGCGGGGGCACACCCGCGGGCACAGCGGCATCGCCGTACGCGACGGCGACGGCTGGCTGCTGCACTGCGGCGACGCGTACTTCTCGCACACCGAGGTGGACCTCGCCACGCCGCGCTGCCCGCCCGGTCTGGCCGCGTTCCAGCGCCTGGTCTCCCGGGACGACCGGGCCCGGCTGCACAACCAGGAGCGGCTGCGCGAGCTGCGGCGCGAGCAGGGTTCGGCGGTCCGGCTGTTCTCGGCGCACGACCCGTTCGAGTTCGACCGGCTGCGGGCCCTGGTCCCGTCCGCCGGCTGA
- a CDS encoding PAS domain-containing protein yields MDTAWRPGLDDPDGPPAWQDMTPGQPGADTDPDAARWFATLAAYAPAPAFVRDGEGRYLWVNAAYAHLYDTEPGEIAGRRVEEVDPPQDAAVFRALDRDVLTARRPVRHSLAFVHPDGTPGQVVGHRFVLESSNGPCVGGIYSDVTGHTRTLEEKAAVDEEMYALRERTGLAVVTVGPDGRVERASGGAAELLGSSRGVLEGSAAVDHLDGEADLRSLARSWADLVNGRTSRCSEVLRLRVVGGGGRLLRADLAAVRSGGATERVLAVLTPLGAPTPERTRVSPLQLRVLTLMAGGQPNSGMASRLGLSRQALDYHLRRLRELLHAASRPEMVARAYALGILDATKWPPRATAGVFHG; encoded by the coding sequence ATGGACACGGCCTGGCGACCGGGACTCGACGACCCCGACGGGCCGCCCGCCTGGCAGGACATGACTCCAGGTCAGCCCGGTGCGGACACCGATCCGGACGCCGCGCGGTGGTTCGCGACACTGGCCGCCTACGCCCCCGCCCCGGCCTTCGTCCGGGACGGTGAAGGGCGCTACCTCTGGGTGAACGCCGCCTACGCGCACCTCTACGACACGGAGCCGGGCGAGATCGCCGGCCGTCGGGTGGAGGAGGTCGATCCGCCCCAGGACGCGGCCGTGTTCCGGGCCCTGGACCGCGACGTACTGACGGCCCGTCGGCCGGTCCGGCACAGTCTGGCGTTCGTCCACCCGGACGGCACCCCGGGCCAGGTGGTCGGTCACCGGTTCGTCCTGGAGAGCAGCAACGGCCCCTGTGTCGGCGGTATCTACTCCGACGTCACCGGGCACACCAGGACGCTGGAGGAGAAGGCGGCCGTCGACGAGGAGATGTACGCCCTGCGGGAGCGGACCGGCCTCGCGGTGGTGACCGTCGGCCCGGACGGCCGGGTCGAGCGGGCCAGCGGTGGCGCCGCGGAGCTCCTGGGTTCCAGTCGCGGCGTGCTGGAGGGATCGGCGGCGGTCGACCACCTGGACGGGGAGGCCGACCTCCGGTCCCTGGCCCGCTCGTGGGCGGATCTGGTGAACGGCAGGACCTCGCGGTGCAGCGAGGTCCTGCGGTTACGGGTGGTGGGCGGCGGCGGCCGGCTGCTGCGGGCGGACCTGGCCGCCGTCAGGTCCGGCGGCGCGACCGAACGGGTGCTGGCGGTGCTGACCCCGCTGGGTGCGCCGACCCCGGAGCGGACCAGGGTGAGCCCGCTGCAGCTGCGGGTCCTGACCCTGATGGCCGGCGGTCAGCCGAACAGCGGCATGGCCTCCCGGCTGGGGCTCTCCCGCCAGGCGCTGGACTACCACCTGCGCCGGCTGCGCGAACTGCTGCACGCGGCCTCCCGCCCGGAGATGGTGGCCCGCGCCTACGCGCTCGGGATCCTGGACGCGACCAAGTGGCCGCCGCGGGCGACCGCGGGCGTCTTTCACGGCTGA
- a CDS encoding PEP/pyruvate-binding domain-containing protein: MNANDSTDRQSTTAASPHGAVVGARLTLPLFEQLCGTLGGHPYVKVVVDRHRDEWHVLDSAVHSFHVNYIATEIDGLTLEQLDADLDGFNHSVYHDPERRYLLGVLSLHSGGRPGDGIKPFMVLETTEADTMGAELLTDFHRFVRAHLDEALALLTKPANHAQQNALTGVPETVLPRTGGNELFAARPFVPLTLGSAVGRLRAFADTEEYRAARPGLAWYDIVAMPVVPDDIPRLAGLLNARPTTPLSHTNMLAAGWGVPNAIVRGVLDRIAAEGLDNSWVRYEVTADGVTVERAEQPADLTQPVWHTQRIRIDAPKVEDVPIVPLSELRAGDRSGYGTKAANLGELHHVLRHGSARLTGYYSVPRAPRPDLLAHLAGQLQVPEDADLARAAADFLARHVSAPDGIAVPFAVQQRFLDSSRAVQQSIGKLKMALELGAMDAVDSVCVQLQHLVASTPVPDDLVRALDTHVVRHLAGADRLAVRSSSNAEDLPGFSAAGIYESHTKVTDLSGLLDAIRQVWASLLSPRSVRLRHQAGISLDDTFMGVIVQRYEPSPLGGVMVTCNPTNRADFRSVYLNCTLGSASAVVDGTTLPMQYLYNTVEGGGRTVSLGAAEQDLDPETRTDLGRLALAGRLLQSHFAGDYTFAAPLDVEWLLAPGGRVHLLQLRPYNG, encoded by the coding sequence GTGAACGCCAACGACAGCACCGACCGGCAGTCCACGACGGCCGCCTCCCCGCACGGCGCGGTCGTCGGAGCCCGGCTGACCCTGCCGCTGTTCGAGCAGCTCTGCGGGACGCTGGGCGGCCACCCGTACGTGAAGGTCGTGGTGGACCGCCACCGCGACGAGTGGCACGTCCTGGACAGCGCCGTGCACTCCTTCCACGTCAACTACATCGCGACCGAGATCGACGGCCTGACCCTGGAACAGCTCGACGCCGACCTCGACGGCTTCAACCACAGCGTCTACCACGACCCCGAGCGGCGGTACCTGCTCGGCGTGCTCTCGCTGCACTCCGGCGGCCGGCCGGGCGACGGCATCAAGCCGTTCATGGTGCTGGAGACGACCGAGGCCGACACCATGGGCGCCGAGCTGCTGACCGACTTCCACCGCTTCGTACGGGCGCACCTGGACGAGGCGCTGGCCCTGCTCACCAAACCGGCCAACCACGCCCAGCAGAACGCGCTCACCGGCGTGCCCGAGACCGTGCTGCCCCGCACCGGCGGCAACGAGCTCTTCGCCGCCAGGCCGTTCGTGCCGCTCACCCTCGGCTCGGCCGTCGGCCGCCTCCGGGCCTTCGCCGACACCGAGGAGTACCGGGCCGCCCGGCCGGGCCTCGCCTGGTACGACATTGTGGCCATGCCGGTCGTCCCCGACGACATCCCCCGGCTGGCCGGCCTGCTCAACGCCCGGCCCACCACGCCGCTGTCGCACACCAACATGCTGGCGGCCGGCTGGGGCGTACCCAACGCGATCGTGCGGGGCGTGCTCGACCGGATCGCCGCCGAGGGGCTCGACAACTCCTGGGTCCGCTACGAGGTCACGGCCGACGGCGTCACCGTCGAACGGGCCGAGCAGCCGGCCGACCTCACCCAACCCGTCTGGCACACCCAGCGGATCCGGATCGACGCCCCCAAGGTGGAGGACGTGCCGATCGTGCCGCTCTCCGAGCTCCGGGCCGGCGACCGCAGCGGCTACGGCACCAAGGCCGCCAACCTGGGCGAGCTCCACCACGTCCTGCGCCACGGATCCGCCCGGCTCACCGGCTACTACTCCGTGCCCCGGGCCCCGCGCCCCGACCTGCTGGCCCATCTGGCCGGACAGCTGCAGGTTCCCGAGGACGCCGATCTGGCCCGGGCGGCGGCCGACTTCCTGGCCCGGCACGTCAGCGCGCCCGACGGCATCGCGGTGCCGTTCGCCGTCCAGCAGCGCTTCCTGGACTCCTCCCGCGCCGTCCAGCAGAGCATCGGCAAGCTCAAGATGGCCCTCGAACTCGGCGCGATGGACGCCGTGGACTCGGTCTGCGTCCAGCTCCAGCACCTGGTGGCCTCCACCCCGGTGCCCGACGACCTGGTCCGGGCCCTGGACACCCACGTGGTCCGGCACCTCGCCGGCGCCGACCGCCTCGCCGTCCGCTCGTCCTCCAACGCCGAGGACCTGCCCGGCTTCTCCGCCGCCGGCATCTACGAGTCGCACACCAAGGTCACCGACCTGTCCGGTCTGCTCGACGCGATCCGGCAGGTGTGGGCCTCGCTGCTCTCCCCGCGCAGCGTCCGGCTGCGCCACCAGGCCGGCATCTCGCTGGACGACACCTTCATGGGCGTGATCGTCCAGCGGTACGAGCCGTCCCCGCTCGGCGGGGTGATGGTCACCTGCAACCCCACCAACCGGGCCGACTTCCGCAGCGTCTACCTCAACTGCACCCTCGGCTCGGCCTCGGCGGTCGTCGACGGCACCACCCTGCCGATGCAGTACCTCTACAACACCGTCGAGGGCGGTGGCCGCACCGTCTCGCTGGGCGCCGCCGAACAGGACCTCGACCCGGAGACCCGCACCGACCTGGGCCGGCTCGCCCTGGCCGGCCGCCTGCTGCAGTCCCACTTCGCCGGTGACTACACCTTCGCCGCGCCGCTCGACGTGGAGTGGCTGCTCGCCCCGGGAGGCCGGGTGCACCTGCTGCAGCTCAGGCCGTACAACGGCTGA
- a CDS encoding aminotransferase class I/II-fold pyridoxal phosphate-dependent enzyme, producing MRSSRTAPVPPQHAAPYADAVVRTTAHDWLRLNVPGHAAGARQFTDLSGLLGDAPLRLDVPPLLEGIDLGADSPLDRALGLAAEAWGARRTWFLTNGASQGNRIAVLAARALGDTLVVQRSVHSSVIDGLVLSGLRAAFVHPSLDLDLGIAHGVTAAALAEALAANPGAAAAYVVTPSYFGAVADVRALAEAAHGAGVPLIVDEAWGSHFGFHPDLPGSALAHGADLVVSSTHKLGGSLTQSAMLHLGEGPYADVLEPHLQRVFHLTQSTSASALLLASLDLARRTLVTGKEAIAVSLDAADAMRAAVRAAGRFAVVSDGFGRFPDIAAADPLRVPIDTRVGGIGGHEARRRLMNEHRIMVEVATDSAIVAVVGAGAAPDPVRFAEALHALPAPLAGEAAPARIRLPAPGPVRLTAREAFLAPGTAVPAEQAVGRVSADTLSAYPPGIPNILPGEVITRELVDFFRRTAATPGGHVRGAADLAVTTLRVVDE from the coding sequence GTGAGATCCTCCCGCACCGCTCCCGTACCCCCGCAGCACGCAGCCCCCTACGCGGACGCCGTCGTGCGCACCACCGCCCACGACTGGCTGCGCCTCAACGTCCCCGGCCACGCGGCCGGCGCCCGGCAGTTCACCGACCTGTCCGGGCTGCTCGGCGACGCCCCGCTGCGGCTCGACGTCCCGCCGCTGCTGGAGGGGATCGACCTGGGCGCCGACAGCCCGCTCGACCGGGCGCTCGGCCTCGCCGCCGAGGCCTGGGGGGCGCGCCGTACCTGGTTCCTGACCAACGGCGCCTCCCAGGGCAACCGCATCGCCGTCCTGGCCGCGCGGGCCCTCGGCGACACCCTGGTGGTGCAGCGCAGCGTGCACTCCAGCGTGATCGACGGGCTGGTGCTGTCCGGCCTGCGGGCCGCCTTCGTCCACCCCTCGCTGGACCTGGACCTCGGGATCGCGCACGGCGTCACCGCGGCCGCTCTCGCCGAGGCACTGGCGGCGAACCCCGGCGCGGCGGCCGCGTACGTGGTGACGCCGAGCTACTTCGGCGCGGTGGCGGACGTCCGGGCCCTGGCGGAGGCCGCGCACGGGGCCGGCGTGCCACTGATCGTGGACGAGGCCTGGGGGTCGCACTTCGGCTTCCACCCGGACCTGCCCGGCAGCGCCCTCGCCCACGGCGCCGACCTGGTGGTCTCCAGCACCCACAAGCTGGGCGGCAGCCTGACCCAGTCGGCGATGCTGCACCTGGGCGAGGGGCCGTACGCGGACGTCCTGGAACCCCACCTCCAGCGGGTCTTCCACCTCACCCAGTCCACCAGCGCGAGCGCCCTGCTGCTGGCCTCGCTCGACCTCGCCCGCCGCACCCTGGTGACCGGGAAGGAGGCCATCGCCGTCTCCCTCGACGCCGCCGACGCGATGCGGGCGGCCGTCCGCGCGGCGGGCCGCTTCGCCGTCGTCAGCGACGGCTTCGGACGCTTCCCCGACATCGCGGCCGCCGATCCGCTGCGCGTGCCGATCGACACCCGGGTCGGCGGCATCGGCGGCCACGAGGCCAGGCGGCGCCTGATGAACGAGCATCGGATCATGGTCGAGGTCGCCACGGACTCGGCGATCGTCGCGGTGGTCGGCGCCGGGGCGGCCCCGGACCCGGTGCGCTTCGCCGAGGCCCTGCACGCGCTGCCCGCACCGCTGGCCGGGGAGGCCGCCCCGGCCCGGATCCGGCTGCCCGCCCCGGGCCCGGTCCGGCTGACGGCGCGCGAGGCGTTCCTCGCCCCGGGCACGGCCGTCCCCGCCGAGCAGGCGGTCGGCCGGGTGTCCGCCGACACCCTGTCCGCCTACCCGCCGGGCATCCCGAACATCCTCCCGGGCGAGGTGATCACCCGTGAGCTGGTCGACTTCTTCCGGCGCACCGCCGCCACCCCGGGCGGCCACGTCCGGGGCGCGGCCGACCTCGCCGTCACCACCCTGCGGGTCGTCGACGAGTAG
- a CDS encoding acetyl-CoA carboxylase biotin carboxylase subunit family protein produces the protein MSAILFVHARGGPPLEYAIPRMAAHAEVHVLALAPLPHGTAGGWLPHCASVTEAPPTDGEALVDLVCAHAGRVAARAVTTFSEYAVVAVAHAAARLGVAGAGKRVEAARDKRLMRRTWRDAGVPIPGFAEIHRGADIDEAFARLTPPLLLKAAWSAGSTAHLTVHDREQAALAWQRGRAVMASSAEDGYAELHSAGEGVSDFLLEEIVTGGTLGWFDGHGWGDYVSVEGIVADGVYHPLAITGRMPTVPPFTERASIAPAELPEQLQRRIEELSRAAVDALGLETCATHTEIKLAPGGHGMWLIETAARFGGVLTTRQVEEVFGLDMIGMLTRQLLGRPVDYPPRMATSGTGAAGSLVILAVDPLGEPWTEHPRWDFAAVDWAELLQPGSRIELVEEKSLPPGTPVPAYREAEGANTMAALCFLTAESAPALLADCARIVDALPKALTATARLTTGMPQ, from the coding sequence GTGAGCGCAATCCTGTTCGTCCACGCCAGGGGAGGGCCGCCCCTGGAGTACGCGATTCCCCGGATGGCCGCGCACGCCGAGGTCCACGTGCTGGCACTCGCCCCGCTGCCGCACGGCACCGCCGGCGGCTGGCTCCCGCACTGCGCCTCCGTCACCGAGGCCCCGCCGACGGACGGCGAGGCGCTCGTCGACCTGGTCTGCGCCCACGCCGGGCGCGTCGCGGCCCGCGCGGTGACGACCTTCTCCGAGTACGCCGTGGTGGCCGTCGCCCACGCCGCCGCACGGCTGGGTGTGGCCGGTGCGGGGAAGCGGGTCGAGGCCGCGCGCGACAAGCGGCTGATGCGCAGGACGTGGCGCGACGCCGGAGTACCGATACCCGGCTTCGCGGAGATCCACCGCGGCGCCGACATCGACGAGGCCTTCGCGCGGCTCACACCGCCACTGCTGCTGAAGGCGGCCTGGAGCGCCGGCTCCACGGCGCACCTCACCGTCCACGACCGCGAGCAGGCCGCACTCGCCTGGCAGCGGGGCCGCGCGGTGATGGCGTCATCCGCCGAGGACGGCTACGCCGAACTGCACTCCGCCGGCGAGGGGGTGAGCGACTTCCTGCTGGAGGAGATCGTCACCGGCGGCACCCTGGGATGGTTCGACGGCCACGGCTGGGGCGACTACGTGAGTGTGGAGGGCATCGTCGCGGACGGCGTCTACCACCCGCTGGCGATCACCGGCCGGATGCCGACCGTCCCGCCCTTCACCGAGCGCGCGAGCATCGCACCCGCCGAGCTGCCCGAACAACTGCAGCGCCGGATCGAGGAACTCTCCCGGGCGGCCGTCGACGCGCTCGGCCTGGAGACCTGCGCCACGCACACCGAGATCAAGCTCGCCCCCGGCGGCCACGGCATGTGGCTGATCGAGACCGCGGCGCGCTTCGGCGGCGTCCTGACGACCCGCCAGGTGGAGGAGGTCTTCGGGCTCGACATGATCGGCATGCTGACCCGCCAGCTGCTCGGCCGGCCCGTCGACTACCCGCCGCGGATGGCCACCTCGGGGACGGGCGCCGCCGGCTCCCTGGTCATCCTCGCCGTCGACCCGCTGGGCGAACCGTGGACCGAGCACCCGCGCTGGGACTTCGCCGCCGTCGACTGGGCCGAGCTGCTCCAACCCGGCTCCCGGATCGAGCTGGTGGAAGAGAAGAGCCTCCCGCCCGGCACCCCGGTGCCCGCCTACCGGGAGGCGGAGGGCGCCAACACCATGGCCGCCCTGTGCTTCCTCACCGCCGAATCCGCCCCCGCCCTGCTGGCGGACTGCGCGCGGATCGTCGACGCCCTCCCCAAGGCCCTGACCGCGACCGCCCGCCTCACGACAGGTATGCCCCAGTGA
- a CDS encoding LysR substrate-binding domain-containing protein, whose translation MLELRHLHVLRAIAREGSLAAAARALRHSQPTVTHHLGTLEAHFRTRLVERGPRGAVLTEAGEVLLVHAEAVLARIGLAEQEVRGLVEQGAVALRVGTFPTAGALLLPPAVRQVHGHGVQVSLTEGELPDLLAGLRNRELHLSLVFSQPGDRLGLDEDFAVHPLLEDPLLLVLPAGHPQAGVERVPLAALRGEGWIVGTTDADPCDRLLSRACAREGFEPVHALRTDDYGVMQGFVAAGIGVALVPRLGLGRPREDIVVRELEGLVLARQIGVAMPRSGVSPAALSLLAALRRQARVLAGPA comes from the coding sequence ATGCTCGAACTCCGCCACCTGCACGTGCTGCGGGCGATCGCCCGCGAGGGCTCGCTCGCCGCGGCCGCCCGTGCGCTGCGGCACAGCCAGCCCACCGTCACGCACCACCTCGGCACCCTGGAGGCGCACTTCCGGACCAGGCTGGTGGAGCGCGGCCCGCGCGGCGCGGTGCTCACCGAGGCCGGGGAGGTGCTGCTGGTGCACGCCGAAGCCGTGCTGGCCCGGATCGGGCTGGCCGAGCAGGAGGTCCGGGGCCTGGTCGAGCAGGGCGCGGTCGCGCTGCGGGTCGGTACCTTCCCGACCGCGGGGGCGCTGCTGCTGCCGCCGGCCGTCCGGCAGGTGCACGGCCACGGGGTGCAGGTGTCGCTCACCGAGGGCGAGCTGCCCGATCTGCTGGCCGGCCTGCGCAACCGGGAGCTGCACCTGTCGCTGGTGTTCTCGCAGCCCGGCGACCGGCTCGGGCTGGACGAGGACTTCGCGGTCCACCCGCTGCTGGAGGACCCGCTGCTGCTCGTGCTGCCCGCCGGGCACCCGCAGGCCGGGGTGGAACGCGTCCCGCTGGCCGCGCTGCGCGGTGAGGGCTGGATCGTCGGCACCACCGACGCCGACCCGTGCGACCGGCTGCTCAGCCGGGCCTGCGCGCGGGAGGGGTTCGAGCCGGTGCACGCGCTGCGCACCGACGACTACGGCGTGATGCAGGGCTTCGTCGCGGCCGGGATCGGGGTGGCGCTGGTCCCGCGGCTCGGCCTCGGCCGGCCCCGGGAGGACATCGTGGTGCGGGAGCTGGAGGGCCTGGTGCTGGCCCGTCAGATCGGTGTCGCGATGCCCAGGTCGGGGGTGTCGCCGGCCGCGCTGAGCCTGCTGGCCGCGCTGCGCCGGCAGGCCCGGGTGCTGGCCGGCCCGGCCTGA
- a CDS encoding MFS transporter gives MSPSLLTRPRRSVSAPPAVRRVVRLNNGFQLLFNLLWWMPVFYEYQRQAGLTDGQIFGIQSVYYVAFCLLEIPTGFIADRIGQRTCLQLGAAVMTVANLLPVAWPSAAGFLLHFLAIAAARSLVSGASSAYLYEYLHANGAGDHYVQAEGTARALGLWAKIACWPLVGVLMGLQHQAPYLLTAVCTLGSLACATALPALAAPDGDAVRPGARRPEAGGAGFLDSARHALSVLRTSKALGPLMVQGVAIFTLARICQVNLFQPLLLAKAVPVADHGAVLSAMTVAEAIGSARPGWIRARLSDTAAVTVLSVVMAVSLAATSLSGAVVTIGWLCLFAAATGLAYPVQRNLINAAIPPTPYRATLLSLESIIDRGVCALVALAVGAYLAADRLDALLVHSAIGTCVLLGGVAVVLRLVRSHGRPAVTADQP, from the coding sequence ATGTCCCCGTCCCTGCTCACCCGCCCGAGGCGGTCGGTGTCCGCACCGCCGGCGGTCCGTCGCGTCGTCCGCCTGAACAACGGCTTCCAACTGCTGTTCAACCTGCTGTGGTGGATGCCGGTCTTCTACGAGTACCAGCGCCAGGCCGGCCTGACGGACGGTCAGATCTTCGGCATCCAGAGCGTCTACTACGTGGCGTTCTGCCTGCTGGAGATCCCCACCGGCTTCATCGCCGACCGGATCGGCCAGCGCACCTGCCTCCAGCTCGGGGCCGCCGTCATGACGGTCGCCAACCTGCTGCCGGTCGCCTGGCCCTCGGCCGCCGGCTTCCTGCTGCACTTCCTGGCGATCGCCGCGGCCCGCTCGCTGGTCTCCGGCGCCTCCAGCGCGTACCTCTACGAGTACCTGCACGCCAACGGCGCCGGTGACCACTACGTCCAGGCGGAGGGCACCGCCAGGGCGCTCGGCCTGTGGGCGAAGATCGCCTGCTGGCCGCTGGTGGGCGTCCTGATGGGCCTTCAGCACCAGGCCCCGTACCTGCTCACCGCGGTCTGCACCCTCGGCTCGCTGGCCTGCGCCACCGCCCTGCCCGCCCTGGCGGCGCCGGACGGGGACGCCGTCCGGCCCGGTGCCCGGCGGCCGGAGGCGGGCGGAGCCGGGTTCCTCGACTCCGCCCGGCACGCGCTCTCGGTGCTGCGCACCTCCAAGGCGCTCGGTCCGCTGATGGTGCAGGGCGTGGCGATCTTCACGCTGGCCCGGATCTGCCAGGTCAACCTCTTCCAGCCGCTGCTGCTCGCCAAGGCCGTGCCGGTCGCCGACCACGGCGCCGTCCTGTCCGCGATGACCGTGGCCGAGGCGATCGGCTCGGCCCGTCCCGGCTGGATCCGCGCCCGGCTGTCGGACACGGCCGCGGTGACGGTGCTGAGCGTCGTCATGGCGGTGTCCCTGGCCGCCACCTCGCTGTCGGGCGCCGTGGTGACGATCGGCTGGCTGTGCCTGTTCGCGGCCGCGACCGGACTGGCCTATCCCGTCCAGCGCAACCTGATCAACGCGGCCATCCCGCCGACCCCGTACCGGGCGACCCTGCTGTCGCTGGAGTCGATCATCGACCGCGGTGTGTGCGCCCTGGTGGCGCTGGCCGTCGGCGCCTACCTCGCGGCCGACCGGCTGGACGCCCTGCTGGTGCACTCCGCGATCGGCACCTGCGTCCTGCTCGGCGGTGTCGCCGTCGTGCTGCGCCTGGTCCGCTCGCACGGCCGACCGGCGGTGACGGCGGATCAGCCGTGA